A single region of the Amphiura filiformis chromosome 7, Afil_fr2py, whole genome shotgun sequence genome encodes:
- the LOC140157748 gene encoding uncharacterized protein, producing MTCFYLNTRSTKNKTVDLQAVVYSLHYDVILITESWLNSTIPDCFMLPSGYVVYRNDRTGTRGGGVLIAVKMDLASHRHVELETYPESCVVEVNPHPGKSVLLSVVYRPPVYTNASMEDMDMLSSFIDSIQSHQIKNKIIVGDFNLPRINWTLNEYTNDSRVLEREFCDVANACYLHQMVNFPTRFNKDGTGNILDLVLLWDPTLVNLREVCDNIDSDHTAITFSIPILCKRVKQPKRTVYNFKRADCIPAEQASLFNKYFHSVFRSKDSFDIAGVSDNSNDTNSLCSIFFSSTYIFDVLRALDPGKACGPDGIPGKLLRECAFELSHSLTVIFNASLQQGKVPSAWKLANVTPVFKKGDNTCVENYRPISLLSLVSKVLERCIHKKVLPFLEPIISDGQHGFMPNRSCVTQLVDFTHNLGSIYDRGCDTDVVYLDFSKAFDSVNHSKLIEKLRYAGIGGSLLAWFNNYLEGRLQRVVINGAHSDLLPVTSGVPQGSILGPLLFVIFINDMSSCVSPDTRIALFADDAKLYRTISSIDDQVALQNDLNALNNWSKTWDIDFNAKKCVVLQVKTRKHHHVDPVDYKLVCKCFFCTCPEMLRYGGLRHASVALRTALWYFLKLMPPTSSSSRNQTRSVRVYQSV from the exons ATGACTTGCTTTTATTTGAATACTCGTAGTACCAAGAACAAAACCGTGGATCTTCAAGCTGTTGTATACAGCCTTCATTACGATGTTATCTTAATTACTGAATCTTGGTTGAACTCAACTATTCCTGACTGCTTTATGCTCCCTTCTGGTTATGTTGTGTACCGAAATGATCGTACCGGTACTCGTGGTGGTGGGGTGTTGATTGCAGTGAAAATGGACTTAGCGTCTCATCGCCATGTTGAGTTAGAAACGTATCCAGAGTCGTGTGTTGTTGAAGTAAATCCACATCCAGGGAAAAGTGTTCTTCTCTCCGTTGTGTATCGTCCACCTGTGTACACCAATGCTAGCATGGAGGACATGGATATGCTGAGTTCTTTTATTGACTCTATTCAATCtcatcaaattaaaaataaaattatagtaGGTGACTTTAATTTGCCACGTATTAATTGGACACTAAACGAATATACTAATGACAGTAGAGTACTTGAAAGAGAATTTTGTGATGTTGCCAATGCTTGCTATTTGCACCAGATGGTGAATTTCCCAACTAGGTTTAATAAAGATGGTACTggcaacatccttgatcttgtttTGCTGTGGGATCCTACTCTTGTTAATCTTAGAGAAGTGTGTGATAATATTGACTCGGATCATACTGCCATTACCTTTTCAATTCCCATCTTGTGCAAACGTGTCAAGCAACCAAAGCGCACCGTTTACAATTTCAAACGAGCCGACTG CATTCCAGCTGAACAAGCCAGTCTCTTCAACAAATATTTCCACAGTGTGTTTAGAAGCAAAGATTCCTTTGACATTGCTGGTGTATCTGATAATAGTAATGATACGAATAGCTTGTgttctattttcttttcttctacATACATATTCGACGTTCTGAGAGCATTGGATCCAGGCAAGGCATGTGGTCCGGACGGTATTCCAGGCAAGTTGTTGCGCGAGTGTGCTTTTGAGCTGTCACACTCCCTGACTGTCATCTTTAATGCTTCTCTGCAGCAAGGCAAGGTTCCATCCGCCTGGAAGTTGGCAAATGTCACACCAGTGTTTAAGAAAGGGGACAACACTTGCGTTGAAAACTACCGTCCAATATCACTGCTCAGCCTGGTTTCCAAAGTTCTTGAACGCTGCATCCACAAGAAAGTATTGCCCTTTTTAGAGCCAATTATTTCCGATGGGCAGCATGGCTTTATGCCAAATCGGTCTTGTGTTACACAACTTGTTGATTTTACCCATAATCTTGGTTCTATCTATGACAGGGGGTGTGACACCGATGTTGTGTACCTGGACTTCTCAAAGGCATTTGACTCGGTCAACCATTCCAAGCTTATTGAGAAGCTCAGGTATGCAGGCATCGGTGGCTCACTCCTTGCCTGGTTCAACAACTATTTGGAGGGCAGATTGCAGAGAGTGGTCATCAATGGTGCTCATTCTGACTTATTACCAGTCACATCCGGTGTCCCACAGGGCTCTATCCTAGGGCCCTTACTTTTTGTTATCTTCATCAATGACATGTCATCCTGTGTCTCACCTGATACACGCATTGCTCTCTTTGCGGATGATGCAAAATTATATAGAACAATTTCTTCCATTGATGATCAAGTGGCTCTGCAAAATGACCTCAATGCTCTGAATAACTGGAGTAAAACATGGGATATTGATTTTAATGCAAAAAAATGTGTGGTGCTTCAGGTCAAAACTCGTAAACATCACCATGTTGATCCTGTTGATTATAAACTTG TTTGCAAATGTTTCTTCTGTACATGTCCAGAAATGCTTCGGTATGGAGGTCTTAGGCATGCCTCAGTGGCGTTGCGTACTGCACTgtggtactttctcaaattgatgcCACCAACGTCAAGTTCCAGCAGGAATCAGACGAGGAGTGTGAGAGTTTATCAGTCAGTTTGA